A single Methylomonas sp. AM2-LC DNA region contains:
- a CDS encoding response regulator, with product MIDEQLSTLQVFLVEPSHTQQHIIGQYLAEAGIVDIKYLKSGSETIAELDHALPDLILSAMYLPDMTGVDLLHTIRSNNASYDMAFLLVSSETNIKYLEPIRQAGTIAILPKPFTKAELMTALKATIDYLHPHKINLHQIDIVDLQVLIVDDSDFSRKYIMRILTDIGIENFTLAENGKQALSICKQHYFDFIVTDFNMPEMDGLQLIKHLRADDDKKFVPILMVTSEQNKNRLAAVEQAGVSALLDKPFEPETIRELIIRLLS from the coding sequence ATGATAGATGAACAGCTATCCACATTACAAGTTTTTCTCGTTGAGCCTTCGCACACTCAACAACATATAATTGGACAATATCTTGCCGAAGCAGGAATAGTCGATATAAAGTACCTCAAATCGGGCAGTGAAACCATTGCCGAACTTGATCATGCTTTACCTGATCTTATCCTAAGCGCCATGTATTTACCTGACATGACTGGCGTGGATTTGTTGCACACCATTCGTAGTAACAACGCATCTTATGATATGGCGTTTTTATTAGTTTCCAGCGAAACCAATATCAAATACCTTGAACCGATTCGTCAGGCAGGCACTATTGCTATTTTACCCAAGCCTTTTACTAAAGCCGAGTTAATGACCGCACTTAAGGCAACAATCGATTATCTGCATCCACATAAAATCAACCTGCATCAGATTGACATAGTTGATTTACAAGTACTTATTGTCGATGACAGTGATTTTTCACGCAAATACATTATGCGCATCTTAACTGACATTGGTATAGAAAATTTCACTCTAGCTGAAAACGGCAAACAAGCTCTATCTATTTGTAAACAACACTATTTTGATTTTATTGTTACTGATTTTAATATGCCGGAAATGGATGGCCTACAATTAATCAAACATCTACGTGCTGATGATGATAAAAAATTTGTACCTATTTTAATGGTAACCAGTGAACAAAATAAAAATCGGTTGGCCGCTGTAGAGCAAGCTGGCGTATCAGCTTTGCTGGACAAACCTTTCGAACCCGAAACAATCCGAGAATTGATTATCAGATTACTGAGTTAA